In one Pseudomonas tensinigenes genomic region, the following are encoded:
- a CDS encoding cytochrome P450 produces the protein MNPISAATHADPYPYYAELRAAGGLTFYPDLKLWVASSARAVCAVLAHADCRVRPAQEPVPKAIAGSMAGKVFGQLMRMNDGERQRCPRSAIEPELAALDLEAVNTLVAARLITADADGVYKAMFRGPVCVVSALLGFTPAQARAVSELTADFVACLSPLSNDLQLAAADAAAEQLRGYFIELLAEPASDFLGAIQQRFAGDGETLIANLIGLCSQTFEACAGLIGNTLLALRRQPALRGESIEALLGEVQRFDPPVQNTRRFVSASCEIAGVRVEAGDVILVLLASANRDPALNAQPEQFLVQRENRPSFSFGSGRHECPGQALAMSIAGATVREVLKNGTDLNRLNWHYRPSLNGRIPVFSDVGA, from the coding sequence ATGAACCCGATCAGCGCGGCAACGCATGCCGATCCTTATCCCTACTACGCCGAACTGCGCGCAGCAGGTGGACTGACGTTTTATCCGGATCTGAAACTGTGGGTCGCCAGCAGCGCCCGTGCGGTGTGTGCGGTGTTGGCCCACGCTGATTGCCGGGTGCGTCCGGCGCAGGAGCCCGTACCCAAGGCGATTGCCGGAAGCATGGCCGGCAAAGTCTTTGGCCAACTGATGCGCATGAATGACGGTGAACGCCAGCGCTGTCCGCGTTCGGCCATCGAGCCTGAGCTGGCAGCGCTCGACCTTGAGGCGGTTAACACGTTGGTCGCCGCACGGCTGATCACAGCGGATGCCGACGGTGTGTACAAGGCAATGTTTCGTGGCCCGGTGTGCGTGGTCTCGGCGCTTCTGGGATTCACGCCGGCGCAGGCGCGGGCCGTCAGTGAGCTGACGGCTGACTTCGTCGCCTGCCTGTCGCCGTTGAGCAATGACCTGCAACTGGCCGCAGCGGATGCAGCGGCCGAACAACTGCGCGGCTACTTCATCGAGCTGCTCGCCGAACCCGCCAGCGACTTCCTCGGCGCGATCCAACAGCGTTTTGCCGGCGATGGAGAAACCCTGATCGCCAACCTGATCGGCCTCTGTTCGCAGACGTTCGAAGCCTGCGCCGGCCTGATCGGTAACACGCTGTTGGCGTTACGTCGTCAGCCGGCGTTGCGCGGCGAATCCATCGAAGCATTGCTTGGCGAAGTCCAGCGCTTCGACCCGCCGGTGCAGAACACCCGGCGCTTTGTCTCCGCGTCCTGTGAGATTGCTGGTGTGCGGGTCGAAGCAGGTGATGTGATTCTGGTTTTACTGGCCTCCGCCAATCGTGATCCGGCGCTTAACGCACAGCCTGAGCAGTTTCTGGTGCAGCGCGAGAACCGCCCCAGTTTCAGTTTCGGCAGTGGTCGGCACGAGTGTCCGGGGCAAGCGTTGGCGATGAGTATTGCCGGGGCGACGGTGCGGGAAGTACTCAAAAACGGCACCGATCTGAATCGCCTGAACTGGCACTACAGGCCTTCGCTCAATGGGCGCATTCCAGTGTTCAGCGACGTGGGCGCCTGA
- a CDS encoding Nramp family divalent metal transporter — protein MKFSLPKIATAPFCPPEVAGSVAVDPNASFFKRVLRFAGPGLLVSIGYMDPGNWATAIEAGSRFGYSLLFVVLLASLAGMVVQCLCSRLGIATGRDLAQLSRERYSTPTARLQWVLAEISIIATDLAEVLGCALAFHLLLGCSLTFGIALTAFDTLLVLALQNRGFRRLEAIMLVLVATIGVCFFVELLLIKPYWPDVAQGFKPSLAAIGEAAPLYLAIGILGATVMPHNLYLHTSIVQTRMIGKDLASKQDAVKLARIDTIGSLALALLVNAAILILAAAAFHQSGHTDVVDIQDAYHLLDPLVGGALASVLFGVALLASGQSSTFTGTIAGQVIMEGYLNLRIPCWQRRLITRGLALIPAFIGVWLMGDNAIGKLLVLSQVVLSLQLPFALYPLIRMTNDKKLMGPFVNRWPTRVLAWGLFVVISGANSWLILQWAA, from the coding sequence GTGAAATTCAGCTTGCCCAAAATCGCCACCGCGCCGTTTTGCCCGCCGGAAGTGGCTGGCAGTGTTGCGGTTGACCCTAACGCCTCGTTCTTCAAACGCGTGCTGCGTTTCGCCGGCCCCGGTTTGCTGGTGTCGATCGGCTACATGGATCCGGGCAACTGGGCCACCGCCATCGAGGCCGGTTCACGCTTCGGTTACAGCCTGTTGTTTGTGGTGTTGCTGGCGAGTCTGGCGGGCATGGTCGTGCAGTGCTTGTGCTCGCGACTGGGCATCGCCACCGGGCGCGATCTGGCGCAACTGTCCCGCGAGCGCTACAGCACGCCGACTGCGCGCTTGCAGTGGGTGCTGGCGGAAATCTCGATCATCGCTACGGATCTGGCTGAAGTGCTTGGTTGTGCGCTGGCCTTTCACTTGTTGCTCGGCTGTTCGCTGACCTTCGGCATCGCCCTGACCGCGTTCGACACCTTGCTGGTGCTGGCCCTGCAGAATCGCGGTTTCCGCAGACTGGAAGCGATCATGTTGGTGCTGGTCGCGACCATCGGCGTGTGTTTCTTCGTTGAACTGCTGCTAATCAAACCCTACTGGCCGGATGTCGCCCAGGGTTTCAAACCGTCACTGGCGGCGATTGGCGAGGCGGCGCCGTTGTACCTGGCGATCGGTATTCTCGGCGCGACAGTTATGCCGCATAACCTCTATCTGCACACCTCGATCGTGCAGACGCGGATGATCGGCAAGGACCTCGCAAGCAAGCAGGACGCGGTAAAACTGGCGCGCATCGACACCATCGGTTCGCTGGCCCTGGCGTTGCTGGTCAATGCGGCGATCCTGATTCTCGCTGCGGCGGCGTTTCACCAGTCCGGGCACACCGATGTGGTGGACATTCAGGACGCCTATCACTTGCTCGATCCGCTGGTGGGCGGCGCGTTGGCCAGTGTGTTGTTCGGCGTGGCCTTGCTCGCATCGGGGCAGAGTTCGACCTTCACCGGTACCATCGCCGGCCAAGTGATCATGGAGGGTTACCTGAACCTGCGGATTCCGTGCTGGCAGCGACGTTTGATCACTCGCGGACTGGCGTTGATTCCGGCGTTTATTGGCGTGTGGCTGATGGGCGATAACGCGATTGGCAAGTTGCTGGTGTTGAGTCAGGTGGTTTTGAGCCTGCAGTTGCCGTTCGCCCTGTACCCCTTGATCCGCATGACCAATGATAAAAAGCTGATGGGGCCGTTTGTGAATCGCTGGCCAACCCGGGTGTTGGCGTGGGGGTTGTTTGTGGTGATCAGTGGCGCTAACAGCTGGTTGATTTTGCAGTGGGCGGCTTGA
- a CDS encoding chalcone isomerase family protein: MNRTPKVLRGCCGIGLWALLLTPTWANWQDAVPGAQIIGTGDFSVFGFDVYNARLWSAARPLVDGQPFALELIYRRNISRDDLVKASVDEIKRLAGTRVSPAQLAGWQVQMQQSFVDVQAGTRITGVYLPGQGARFFVGQQLQHEIDDPLFARAFFDIWLDPRTRNPELREQLLGGSR, encoded by the coding sequence ATGAACAGAACACCGAAGGTGTTGCGCGGATGCTGCGGCATCGGCTTGTGGGCGCTGTTGCTGACGCCAACCTGGGCCAATTGGCAGGACGCGGTGCCCGGCGCGCAAATCATCGGCACTGGTGATTTCAGCGTGTTCGGTTTCGATGTCTATAACGCGCGCCTGTGGAGTGCCGCGCGGCCCTTGGTCGACGGTCAGCCGTTTGCGCTGGAGTTGATTTACCGCCGTAACATTTCCCGCGACGATCTGGTCAAGGCCAGCGTCGATGAAATCAAACGCCTGGCCGGTACTCGCGTCAGTCCGGCGCAATTGGCCGGTTGGCAGGTACAGATGCAGCAATCGTTTGTCGATGTGCAGGCCGGCACGCGGATTACCGGGGTGTATCTGCCGGGGCAGGGTGCGCGGTTCTTTGTCGGCCAGCAGTTGCAGCATGAAATTGATGATCCGCTGTTTGCCCGGGCGTTTTTTGATATCTGGCTTGATCCGCGCACGCGCAATCCTGAGCTGCGCGAGCAGTTGTTGGGGGGGAGTCGATAG